In one Shinella zoogloeoides genomic region, the following are encoded:
- a CDS encoding LysR family transcriptional regulator, producing the protein MSAYPQFTWDDLMYFLAVARTGQLSTAARQLRTSHATVSRRIDRLEFALKVKLFERNPRGYVLTSIGQRFVDTAEKIEAETDRLQAEISGGATAQRGVIRLSAPEGFANFFLTHQLRDFTASYPNLALELVTIQQIMSLSRKEADLAVSLDPPKAGPYFYEKITDYSLHVYGSRRYLEQNGPIRNRDELLQHPFIGYIEDMIFAPGLDYLGDVHPGIKARFQSSSIFAQLTATRNDLGLCILPHFVAKQHPELQIALADEIELRRTYWLICHHDLRNVPRVKMVIDFLFRIVRSNMPSFLRELDDDHRR; encoded by the coding sequence ATCTCGGCTTACCCGCAATTCACCTGGGACGACCTGATGTACTTCCTGGCGGTCGCCCGGACGGGACAATTGTCGACGGCCGCCCGACAGCTGCGAACGAGCCACGCCACCGTGTCGCGCCGTATCGACCGGCTGGAATTTGCGCTGAAGGTGAAGCTGTTCGAGCGCAACCCGCGCGGCTATGTCCTGACCTCGATAGGCCAGCGTTTCGTCGATACGGCCGAAAAGATCGAGGCGGAGACGGACAGGCTTCAGGCGGAAATTTCCGGAGGCGCCACCGCACAGCGCGGGGTGATCCGCCTGAGCGCGCCCGAAGGGTTCGCCAACTTCTTCCTGACCCACCAGCTGCGTGACTTCACGGCAAGCTATCCGAACCTCGCGCTCGAACTGGTGACGATCCAGCAGATCATGTCGCTTTCGCGCAAGGAGGCCGATCTTGCGGTCTCCCTCGACCCGCCGAAAGCCGGCCCATACTTTTACGAGAAGATCACCGACTACAGCCTGCATGTATACGGCTCCCGCCGCTACCTCGAGCAGAACGGTCCGATTCGAAACCGTGACGAGTTGCTCCAGCATCCCTTCATCGGCTACATCGAGGACATGATCTTCGCGCCGGGCCTCGACTATCTCGGCGACGTTCACCCCGGTATCAAGGCGCGCTTCCAGAGCTCCAGCATCTTCGCCCAGTTGACGGCGACGCGGAACGATCTTGGCCTTTGCATCCTGCCGCATTTCGTCGCCAAGCAGCACCCCGAACTCCAGATCGCCCTTGCCGACGAGATCGAGCTTCGGCGCACCTACTGGCTGATCTGCCACCATGACCTGCGCAATGTGCCGCGGGTGAAAATGGTGATCGACTTCCTCTTCAGGATCGTTCGCTCGAACATGCCCTCCTTCCTCCGGGAACTCGACGACGACCACCGGCGATAA
- the ocd gene encoding ornithine cyclodeaminase: MNTEPKLNVVPFVSVDHMMKLVLKVGIDRFLTELAATIEEDFRRWPVFDKTPRVASHSQEGVIELMPTSDGTLYGFKYVNGHPKNTRDGRQTVTAFGVLSDVGNGYPMLLTEMTILTALRTAATSAVAAKYLARPNARTMAIIGNGAQSEFQARAFKSLLGIDKLRLYDIDAAAIHKCAKNLAGLGFTIVECSSVEEAVEGADIITTVTADKQYATILSDNHVGPGVHINAVGGDCPGKTELSKDILLRSDIFVEYPPQTRIEGEIQQLPAEHPVIELWQVMTGETEGRRSADQITLFDGVGFAIEDFSALRYVREKIAQFEMFTELDLLADPDEPRDLYGMLLRCEAKMAAA; encoded by the coding sequence ATGAACACTGAACCGAAATTGAACGTGGTGCCGTTCGTCAGCGTCGACCACATGATGAAGCTGGTGCTGAAGGTCGGCATCGACCGGTTCCTGACGGAACTGGCGGCGACGATCGAAGAGGACTTCCGCCGCTGGCCGGTCTTCGACAAGACCCCGCGCGTCGCCTCCCATTCACAGGAAGGCGTTATCGAGCTGATGCCGACGAGCGACGGAACGCTCTACGGCTTCAAATATGTCAACGGCCATCCGAAGAACACACGCGACGGCCGGCAGACCGTGACGGCCTTCGGCGTGCTCTCGGATGTCGGCAACGGCTACCCGATGCTCCTGACCGAGATGACGATCCTGACCGCGCTGCGCACCGCGGCGACCTCGGCAGTCGCGGCGAAATACCTCGCCCGCCCGAACGCCCGTACGATGGCGATCATCGGCAACGGCGCGCAGAGCGAATTCCAGGCCCGCGCCTTCAAGTCGCTTCTCGGGATCGACAAGCTCCGCCTCTACGATATCGACGCAGCGGCGATCCACAAATGCGCGAAGAACCTCGCCGGCCTCGGCTTCACCATCGTGGAGTGCTCCTCCGTCGAGGAGGCCGTCGAGGGCGCCGACATCATCACCACCGTCACCGCCGACAAGCAATATGCGACGATCCTCTCCGACAACCATGTCGGCCCCGGCGTGCACATCAACGCGGTGGGCGGCGACTGCCCCGGCAAGACCGAACTCAGCAAGGACATCCTGCTGCGCTCGGACATCTTCGTCGAATATCCGCCGCAGACGCGCATCGAAGGCGAAATCCAGCAATTGCCGGCCGAACATCCCGTCATCGAACTCTGGCAGGTCATGACCGGCGAGACGGAAGGCCGCAGGAGCGCCGACCAGATCACGCTGTTCGACGGTGTGGGCTTCGCCATCGAGGACTTCTCGGCCCTGCGCTACGTGCGCGAGAAGATCGCGCAGTTCGAGATGTTCACCGAGCTCGACCTCCTCGCCGACCCCGACGAGCCCCGCGATCTCTACGGCATGCTGCTGCGCTGCGAAGCGAAGATGGCGGCGGCGTAA
- a CDS encoding Lrp/AsnC family transcriptional regulator — protein MDELDQKIVTLLRGNGRRSVSDLAIEAGASRATVRARIERMEEDGTILGYTVMLRADALEDVVRGVMMIEIEGHVTDRVIRTLGGFAEISQIHTTNGRWDLLVELSASSLTEFDAVLRKIRLVPGITGSETSLLLSTPRSTKAKL, from the coding sequence ATGGACGAACTGGACCAGAAGATCGTGACGCTGCTGCGCGGCAACGGACGCCGCAGCGTTTCGGACCTTGCGATCGAAGCCGGCGCGTCACGGGCGACCGTGCGGGCGCGCATCGAGCGGATGGAGGAGGACGGCACCATCCTCGGCTATACGGTGATGCTGCGCGCCGATGCCCTGGAGGATGTGGTTCGCGGGGTGATGATGATCGAGATCGAGGGTCATGTGACCGATCGCGTCATCCGGACGCTGGGCGGCTTTGCGGAGATTTCGCAGATCCATACGACGAACGGCCGATGGGACCTGCTGGTTGAGCTCAGCGCCTCGAGTCTCACCGAGTTCGACGCGGTGCTGCGCAAGATCCGCCTCGTTCCCGGCATCACCGGGAGCGAGACGAGCCTTCTCCTGTCGACGCCGCGGTCGACGAAGGCAAAGCTGTAG
- a CDS encoding ABC transporter ATP-binding protein, translated as MLEVKGLNSWYGESHVLHGVDMTVREGEMITILGRNGVGKSTTLRTIVGILRERKGQILFDGKDMMNVPLHKTAHAGIGFVPEERGIFATLTVEENLMLPPVVAKGGMSLDEIYELFPNLAERRTSPGTKLSGGEQQMLAMARILRTGVKMLLLDEPTEGLAPVIVQRIGEVLKKLKERGMTVLLVEQNFRFASKIADRFYLMDHGQMVADFPVSELHDQMPMLHKVLGV; from the coding sequence ATGCTAGAGGTCAAGGGCCTTAACAGCTGGTATGGCGAGAGCCACGTCCTGCACGGCGTCGACATGACGGTGCGCGAGGGGGAGATGATCACCATTCTGGGCCGCAACGGCGTCGGCAAGTCGACGACGCTGCGCACGATCGTCGGCATCCTGCGCGAGCGGAAGGGGCAGATCCTTTTCGACGGCAAGGACATGATGAACGTGCCGTTGCACAAGACCGCGCATGCCGGCATCGGATTCGTGCCGGAGGAGCGCGGCATCTTCGCCACGCTGACTGTAGAAGAAAACCTCATGCTGCCGCCGGTGGTCGCCAAGGGCGGCATGTCGCTCGACGAGATCTACGAGCTCTTCCCGAATCTTGCCGAACGCCGCACCAGCCCCGGCACCAAGCTGTCCGGGGGCGAGCAGCAGATGTTGGCGATGGCCCGCATCCTGCGCACCGGCGTGAAGATGCTGCTTCTTGACGAACCGACCGAGGGATTGGCCCCGGTCATCGTGCAGCGCATCGGCGAGGTGCTGAAGAAACTGAAGGAGCGTGGCATGACCGTGTTGCTGGTCGAGCAGAACTTCCGTTTCGCCAGCAAGATCGCCGACCGCTTCTACCTGATGGACCATGGCCAGATGGTGGCGGATTTCCCGGTGTCGGAACTGCACGACCAGATGCCGATGCTCCACAAAGTTCTGGGGGTCTGA
- the rocF gene encoding arginase, protein MECTLIGAPLQIGAGQLGCEMGPSALRIAGLHTALEELGHTVKDTGNLVPRAFEEMPHPNAAVHHLGETVAWVEALSAAAYEHSKAGMPIFLGGDHAISAGTVPGLARRAAELGRPLFVLWLDAHTDFHSLESTVSGNLHGTPVSYYTGQTGFDGYFPALAHAVPTENVCMIGIRSVDPAEQAAIRKTGITVHDMRVIDEHGVAVLVRTFLERVSAVNGLLHVSFDVDFLEPDIAPAVGTTVPGGATFREAHLIMEMLHDSDLVTSLDIVELNPFLDERGKTAKLLVDLVASLMGKRVMDRPTRAG, encoded by the coding sequence ATGGAGTGCACGCTGATCGGAGCGCCCCTGCAAATCGGTGCGGGACAACTCGGCTGCGAGATGGGCCCAAGCGCCCTGCGCATCGCCGGCCTTCACACGGCGCTGGAGGAACTGGGCCACACGGTGAAGGATACCGGCAACCTCGTTCCCCGCGCCTTCGAGGAGATGCCGCATCCGAACGCGGCGGTGCACCATCTCGGCGAGACGGTCGCCTGGGTGGAGGCGCTGTCTGCTGCCGCCTACGAGCACAGCAAGGCCGGCATGCCGATCTTCCTCGGCGGCGACCACGCCATATCGGCGGGCACCGTTCCGGGTCTCGCACGGCGCGCCGCCGAACTCGGCCGGCCGCTCTTCGTGCTCTGGCTGGATGCACACACCGACTTCCACAGCCTTGAATCGACCGTCAGCGGCAACCTGCACGGCACGCCCGTCTCCTACTATACCGGCCAGACCGGCTTCGACGGCTACTTCCCCGCGCTCGCCCATGCCGTGCCGACGGAAAACGTCTGCATGATCGGCATTCGCAGCGTCGATCCCGCCGAGCAGGCCGCGATCCGCAAAACCGGCATTACCGTGCACGACATGCGCGTGATCGACGAGCATGGCGTCGCCGTCCTCGTGCGCACGTTCCTGGAGCGCGTCAGCGCCGTCAACGGGCTGCTGCATGTGAGCTTCGACGTCGATTTCCTGGAGCCGGATATCGCGCCGGCCGTCGGCACCACGGTGCCGGGCGGGGCGACGTTCCGCGAGGCGCACCTCATCATGGAAATGCTCCATGACAGCGACCTGGTGACGAGCCTCGACATCGTCGAGCTCAACCCGTTCCTCGACGAGCGCGGCAAGACCGCAAAGCTCCTCGTCGATCTTGTTGCCAGCCTGATGGGCAAGCGGGTGATGGATCGCCCGACCCGCGCAGGCTGA
- a CDS encoding serine hydrolase has protein sequence MELNRRETLGLLDASGAAMMLPEAARTIGWSGGFGTKWQSDPAKRLTTILLTQRMFDGPKPVAIFNRFEQDARALAG, from the coding sequence ATGGAACTCAATCGGCGTGAAACACTCGGATTGCTGGACGCTTCGGGCGCGGCGATGATGCTGCCGGAGGCCGCGCGGACCATCGGCTGGAGCGGCGGCTTCGGCACCAAGTGGCAAAGCGATCCGGCAAAGCGGCTGACGACGATCCTCCTGACCCAGCGCATGTTCGACGGCCCCAAGCCGGTGGCGATCTTCAACCGGTTCGAGCAGGATGCAAGGGCATTGGCCGGCTGA
- a CDS encoding branched-chain amino acid ABC transporter permease codes for MIQVGLLVVAVGCLAAAPLFLYPIFLMKLLCFALFACAFNLLLGYTGLLSFGHATFFGGAAYFTAHAMKEWGVTPEAGILIGVAGAALLGLVVGFFAIRRQGIYFAMITLALGQMFYFFCLQAAFTHGEDGIQSVPRGHLFGLIDLSRPTNMYYFVLVAFLIGMAIIWRFINSPFGMILKSIRENEQRAISLGYSVGNYKLGAFVMSAALTGLAGGLKALVFQFATLTDVGWQMSGEVILMTLLGGIGTMIGPVVGAGLVVTLQNYLATSDFPVTIVTGIVFMVCVLLFRRGIVGEFYASRLGKKLGF; via the coding sequence ATGATCCAGGTCGGCTTGCTGGTTGTGGCTGTGGGCTGCCTGGCCGCGGCCCCGCTGTTCCTCTACCCGATCTTCCTGATGAAGCTCTTGTGCTTTGCGCTGTTCGCCTGCGCCTTCAATCTGCTGCTCGGCTATACCGGGTTGCTCTCCTTCGGCCACGCCACCTTCTTCGGCGGCGCGGCCTATTTCACCGCGCATGCGATGAAGGAATGGGGCGTCACCCCCGAGGCCGGCATTCTCATCGGCGTCGCGGGCGCGGCGCTGCTCGGCCTGGTGGTCGGGTTCTTCGCCATCCGCCGGCAGGGCATCTATTTCGCGATGATCACGCTGGCGCTCGGGCAGATGTTCTACTTCTTCTGCCTTCAGGCGGCCTTCACGCATGGCGAGGACGGCATCCAGTCGGTGCCGCGCGGCCATCTGTTCGGCCTGATCGACCTCAGCCGGCCGACCAACATGTACTACTTTGTCCTGGTCGCCTTCCTGATCGGCATGGCGATCATCTGGCGCTTCATCAACTCGCCTTTCGGCATGATCTTGAAGTCTATTCGGGAGAACGAGCAGCGCGCGATCTCGCTCGGCTATTCGGTTGGCAACTACAAGCTCGGCGCCTTCGTCATGTCGGCCGCGCTCACGGGGCTTGCCGGCGGTCTCAAGGCGCTGGTGTTCCAGTTCGCCACGCTCACCGATGTCGGCTGGCAGATGTCGGGCGAAGTGATCCTGATGACGCTGCTCGGCGGCATCGGCACGATGATCGGACCGGTCGTCGGCGCCGGCCTGGTCGTAACGTTGCAGAATTACCTCGCCACTTCCGACTTCCCGGTCACGATCGTCACCGGCATCGTCTTCATGGTCTGCGTGTTGCTTTTCCGCCGCGGCATCGTGGGAGAGTTCTACGCCTCGCGACTGGGCAAGAAGCTCGGCTTCTAG
- a CDS encoding ABC transporter substrate-binding protein translates to MRKSLIASTAILLSMGTAASAADISDGKVKIGILNDQSGVYADFGGKWSYEAAKMAVEDYGGKVAGVPVEVVTADHQNKADIASNIARQWYDTEQVDSIMELTSSSVGLAVQALSKEKKKITINTGAATTELTGKQCSPYGFHWAYDTHSLAVGTGGALVKQGGDSWFFLTADYAFGYSLEENTSNFVKENGGTIAGSVRHPLATTDYSSFLLQAQSSGAKVIGLANAGLDTANAIKQAAEFGIVAGGQRLAALLFTLAEVHGLGLEAAQGLTLTEGFYWNRDEESAKFGKRYFDRTGRMPNMVQAGTYSAVTQYLKAIDKAGTDDADAVSKALHEMPVNDVFAKNGTVAANGRMIHDMYLLEVKKPGESDVAWDYFKVLATIPGKDAFIDPAKSGCDLVSQ, encoded by the coding sequence ATGCGTAAGAGTCTCATTGCGTCCACAGCCATCCTGCTCTCTATGGGTACGGCTGCTAGCGCCGCCGACATATCCGACGGCAAGGTCAAGATCGGCATTCTCAACGACCAATCCGGCGTCTATGCCGATTTCGGTGGCAAGTGGTCCTACGAAGCGGCGAAGATGGCCGTCGAGGACTACGGCGGCAAGGTGGCCGGTGTACCGGTCGAGGTCGTCACCGCCGACCACCAGAACAAGGCCGACATCGCCTCCAACATCGCCCGCCAGTGGTACGACACCGAACAGGTCGACAGTATCATGGAGCTGACGTCCTCGTCGGTCGGCCTGGCGGTCCAGGCGCTTTCCAAGGAAAAGAAGAAGATCACCATCAACACCGGCGCGGCGACGACCGAGCTGACCGGCAAGCAGTGCAGCCCCTACGGCTTTCATTGGGCTTATGACACCCACTCGCTTGCCGTCGGTACGGGCGGCGCGCTTGTGAAGCAGGGGGGCGACAGCTGGTTCTTCCTGACGGCCGACTATGCCTTCGGCTATTCGCTGGAGGAGAACACGTCGAACTTCGTCAAGGAGAATGGCGGCACCATCGCAGGTTCGGTCCGCCATCCGCTCGCCACGACGGACTATTCGTCGTTCCTCCTTCAGGCCCAGTCGTCCGGCGCCAAGGTCATCGGCCTTGCCAATGCCGGCCTCGACACCGCCAACGCCATCAAGCAGGCAGCCGAGTTCGGCATCGTTGCCGGCGGCCAGCGCCTTGCGGCGCTTCTCTTCACGCTCGCCGAAGTTCATGGCCTCGGCCTTGAAGCGGCCCAGGGCCTGACGCTCACCGAGGGCTTCTACTGGAACCGCGACGAGGAGTCGGCAAAGTTCGGCAAGCGCTACTTCGACCGTACCGGCCGCATGCCGAACATGGTCCAGGCGGGCACGTATTCCGCCGTCACCCAGTACCTCAAGGCTATCGACAAGGCGGGTACGGACGATGCCGATGCCGTTTCCAAGGCGCTGCACGAAATGCCGGTCAACGACGTCTTCGCCAAGAACGGCACGGTCGCAGCGAACGGCCGCATGATCCACGACATGTACCTGCTCGAGGTGAAGAAGCCTGGCGAGAGCGATGTCGCATGGGACTATTTCAAGGTCCTGGCGACCATTCCCGGCAAGGACGCTTTCATCGATCCGGCCAAGAGCGGCTGCGATCTGGTCAGCCAGTAA
- a CDS encoding GMC family oxidoreductase — protein sequence MEQFDYIIVGAGSAGCVLANRLSAKPGNRVLLLEAGGSDNYHWIHIPVGYLYCINNPRTDWCFSTDKEAGLNGRALNYPRGKVLGGCSSINGMIYMRGQSRDYDLWRQLGCTGWGWDDVLPHFRKSEDFYKGPSDMHGEGGEWRVERARVRWAVLDAFQKAASEAGIPETEDFNRGDNEGSGYFDVNQRSGIRWNTSKAFLKPARNRPNLTILTKAHARRLIVEGGDVRGVEFQHQGIAKRAYAARETVLCAGAIGSPHLLELSGIGQGDVLKNAGIEVTKDVRGVGENLQDHLQLRLVYKVTGVPTLNEKASTLLGKASIGLEYLVKRSGPMAMAPSQLGIFTRSGPDKETPDLQYHIQPVSLEKFGEGVHPFPAMTASVCNLRPDSRGTVHVKGPDFAMQPQIRPNYLSEQSDRDVAVSAIRLTRRIARQPSFARFKPVEYKPGLSFETDADLERAAGDIGTTIFHPAGTCRMGADPESVVDPQLKLRALGRLRIADASVMPRITSGNTNSPTIMIAEKAAAMILAER from the coding sequence ATGGAACAGTTCGACTACATCATCGTGGGTGCCGGCAGCGCCGGCTGCGTTCTGGCCAACCGGCTGTCGGCGAAGCCCGGCAATCGCGTGCTGCTGCTGGAAGCCGGTGGAAGCGACAACTATCACTGGATCCACATTCCCGTCGGCTATCTCTATTGCATCAACAACCCGCGCACCGACTGGTGCTTTTCCACCGACAAGGAAGCGGGCCTCAACGGCCGGGCGCTGAACTATCCGCGCGGAAAAGTGCTCGGTGGATGCTCGTCGATCAACGGCATGATCTACATGCGCGGCCAGTCGCGCGATTACGACCTGTGGCGCCAGCTTGGTTGCACCGGCTGGGGGTGGGACGACGTGCTGCCGCACTTCCGCAAGTCGGAGGATTTCTACAAGGGGCCGAGCGACATGCACGGCGAAGGCGGAGAATGGCGCGTGGAGAGGGCGCGCGTGCGCTGGGCCGTGCTCGACGCCTTCCAGAAGGCGGCGAGCGAGGCCGGCATACCCGAGACCGAGGACTTCAATCGCGGCGACAATGAAGGGTCCGGCTATTTCGACGTCAATCAGCGTTCGGGCATCCGCTGGAACACGTCCAAGGCCTTCCTGAAACCGGCACGCAACCGGCCCAATCTGACCATCCTCACCAAGGCGCATGCGCGGCGCCTGATTGTCGAAGGCGGTGACGTCAGGGGCGTCGAATTCCAGCACCAGGGTATCGCAAAACGGGCGTATGCGGCCCGGGAGACCGTGCTTTGCGCCGGCGCGATCGGCTCCCCTCATCTCCTCGAACTCTCCGGCATTGGCCAGGGCGATGTCCTGAAGAATGCAGGCATAGAGGTCACAAAGGATGTGCGCGGCGTTGGCGAAAACCTGCAGGACCATCTGCAGCTTCGACTGGTCTATAAGGTCACCGGCGTGCCGACATTGAACGAGAAGGCAAGCACGCTGCTCGGCAAGGCGTCGATCGGGCTCGAATATCTGGTGAAGCGCTCCGGCCCCATGGCGATGGCGCCGAGCCAGCTCGGCATCTTCACTCGCTCCGGGCCGGACAAGGAGACGCCCGACCTGCAATATCACATCCAGCCGGTATCGCTTGAGAAGTTCGGCGAAGGCGTCCATCCGTTCCCGGCGATGACTGCGAGCGTCTGCAATCTGCGCCCCGACAGCCGCGGCACGGTCCATGTCAAAGGGCCTGACTTTGCCATGCAGCCGCAAATCCGCCCGAACTATCTCAGCGAACAGAGCGATCGTGACGTGGCCGTCAGCGCAATCCGCCTGACCCGCCGCATTGCGCGGCAGCCTTCCTTCGCCCGCTTCAAGCCGGTCGAATACAAGCCCGGCCTCTCCTTCGAGACCGACGCGGACCTCGAAAGAGCGGCGGGCGACATCGGCACGACGATCTTTCATCCGGCCGGCACCTGCAGGATGGGTGCCGATCCGGAAAGTGTCGTCGATCCGCAATTGAAGCTGCGGGCGCTCGGCAGGCTTCGCATCGCCGATGCCTCCGTCATGCCGCGCATCACCTCCGGCAACACCAATTCGCCGACGATCATGATCGCGGAGAAAGCCGCCGCCATGATCCTGGCCGAGAGGTGA
- the mmsB gene encoding 3-hydroxyisobutyrate dehydrogenase gives MAYIAFIGLGNMGGPMAANLVKAGHRVSGFDLSETSLAAAALTGVDPVTTLTEAVTGAEIVITMLPKGEHVVAVWETLAGVVSAGTLQIDCSTVDVESARKVHGIAQAAGCLSLDAPVSGGTGGAAAGTLTFMAGGSAEAFAAARPFLEAMGRKIVHCGADGAGQAAKICNNMILGISMIGVSEAFALGERLGLSHQALFDVASASSGQCWSLTSYCPVPGPVPSSPANHEYKPGFAVALMLKDLLLSQEVADACGATTPLGAAAAELYRTFEMEGNGGRDFSAIIEMLRRQ, from the coding sequence ATGGCGTACATCGCATTCATCGGACTGGGCAATATGGGCGGCCCCATGGCTGCAAATCTTGTCAAGGCCGGGCATCGGGTTTCCGGGTTCGACCTTTCCGAAACCTCGCTCGCTGCCGCTGCGCTGACCGGCGTCGATCCGGTCACCACCCTGACCGAGGCCGTGACGGGGGCGGAGATCGTGATCACCATGCTGCCGAAGGGCGAGCATGTCGTTGCCGTTTGGGAGACGCTGGCAGGCGTGGTTAGCGCGGGAACCCTCCAGATTGACTGCTCGACCGTGGATGTCGAGAGCGCGCGCAAGGTCCATGGCATCGCCCAGGCGGCCGGGTGCCTCTCGCTGGACGCACCGGTTTCCGGCGGCACGGGCGGTGCGGCCGCCGGGACGCTCACCTTCATGGCCGGCGGCTCGGCCGAAGCTTTCGCCGCCGCAAGGCCGTTCCTGGAGGCGATGGGCAGGAAGATCGTGCATTGCGGGGCGGACGGCGCCGGCCAGGCGGCGAAGATCTGCAACAACATGATCCTCGGCATCTCCATGATCGGCGTCAGCGAGGCCTTTGCGCTGGGTGAAAGGCTTGGCCTTTCCCATCAGGCTCTGTTCGACGTGGCTTCGGCATCTTCCGGCCAATGCTGGTCGCTGACCTCCTATTGCCCTGTCCCCGGTCCCGTTCCGTCCTCGCCCGCCAACCACGAATACAAGCCCGGCTTTGCCGTTGCCCTGATGTTGAAGGATCTCCTGCTTTCCCAGGAGGTTGCCGATGCGTGTGGGGCCACGACGCCGCTCGGCGCGGCCGCGGCCGAATTGTACAGAACCTTCGAAATGGAGGGGAACGGCGGCCGGGATTTCTCCGCCATCATCGAGATGCTGCGGCGACAATAG
- a CDS encoding ABC transporter ATP-binding protein, with amino-acid sequence MAMSERQTQPDPRVVLSARGLRRDFGGFSAVKNVDLDVHHARVHALIGPNGAGKTTVFNLLTKFLQPTAGTITLLGTDITNMPPDKVARMGLVRSFQISAVFPHLTVLDNVRVALQRPNGLATQFWKPMASLNSLNARADELISMVGLDRWRNGVAADLSYGRKRALEIATTLALDPKVLLLDEPMAGMGQEDVGVIASLITELSKDRAILMVEHNLTVVANICHHVTVLQRGEILAEGDYAAVSQNEQVRVAYMGTEEA; translated from the coding sequence ATGGCTATGTCTGAACGACAGACGCAGCCGGATCCGCGGGTGGTACTTTCCGCCCGCGGCCTTCGGCGCGATTTCGGCGGCTTCTCTGCGGTGAAGAACGTCGATCTCGATGTCCATCACGCCCGCGTTCACGCCCTGATCGGGCCGAACGGTGCCGGCAAGACGACCGTCTTCAACCTTCTGACGAAATTCCTGCAACCGACGGCAGGCACGATTACGCTGCTTGGGACCGACATCACAAACATGCCGCCGGACAAGGTCGCCCGCATGGGCCTGGTCCGATCCTTTCAAATTTCCGCGGTCTTCCCGCATCTGACCGTGCTGGACAACGTTCGCGTGGCGCTGCAACGTCCGAACGGTCTCGCCACGCAGTTCTGGAAGCCGATGGCGTCGCTGAACAGCCTGAACGCCCGCGCCGACGAGCTGATTTCCATGGTCGGCCTCGACCGGTGGCGCAACGGCGTCGCTGCCGATCTGTCCTACGGCCGCAAGCGTGCGCTGGAGATCGCCACCACGCTGGCGCTCGATCCGAAGGTGCTGCTGCTGGACGAACCGATGGCCGGCATGGGGCAGGAAGATGTCGGCGTCATCGCCAGCCTCATCACCGAACTTTCCAAGGACCGCGCCATCCTGATGGTCGAGCACAATCTCACTGTCGTGGCCAACATCTGCCATCACGTCACCGTTCTTCAGCGGGGGGAGATCCTGGCCGAGGGCGACTATGCCGCCGTCAGTCAGAACGAGCAGGTTCGCGTCGCCTATATGGGCACGGAGGAGGCCTGA
- a CDS encoding branched-chain amino acid ABC transporter permease, giving the protein MTMIFGIPVQALLGQLLIGLINGSFYALLSLGLAVIFGLLRVINFAHGAQYMLGAFVAFLLLQYFAVGYWAALILAPVIVGLLGAVVERTMLSRLYNLDPLYGLLFTFGLALTIEGTFRYLFGASGQPYAAPPLLAGGTNLGFMFLPNYRGWVVVVSLLACLGTWLLIEKTKLGSYLRAATENPVLVQAFGVNVPLLLTFTYALGAGLAAFAGVLAAPVYQVSPLMGTNLIIVVFAVVVVGGMGSIMGAIVTGYMLGIAEGLTKVFYPEASNIVIFVIMAIVLLLRPAGLFGRDA; this is encoded by the coding sequence ATGACCATGATTTTCGGAATTCCGGTACAGGCGCTCCTGGGACAATTGCTGATCGGCCTGATCAACGGTTCGTTCTATGCGCTTTTGAGCCTCGGGCTCGCCGTCATCTTCGGCCTGCTTCGCGTGATCAATTTCGCCCACGGCGCGCAATACATGCTGGGCGCCTTCGTCGCGTTCCTGCTGCTGCAGTATTTCGCAGTCGGCTACTGGGCCGCCCTCATTCTCGCGCCCGTCATCGTCGGGCTCCTCGGCGCGGTCGTTGAACGCACCATGCTGAGCCGCCTCTACAATCTCGATCCGCTCTACGGCCTGCTCTTCACCTTCGGCCTGGCGCTGACGATCGAGGGAACCTTCCGCTATCTCTTCGGCGCTTCCGGCCAGCCCTACGCGGCGCCGCCTTTGCTTGCGGGCGGCACCAACCTCGGCTTCATGTTCCTGCCGAACTATCGCGGCTGGGTCGTCGTCGTCTCGCTGCTCGCCTGCCTGGGAACCTGGCTGTTGATCGAGAAGACCAAGCTCGGCTCCTACTTGCGCGCGGCGACGGAGAACCCCGTCCTTGTCCAGGCTTTCGGCGTCAACGTGCCGCTGCTCCTGACCTTTACCTATGCGCTCGGCGCGGGGTTGGCGGCCTTCGCCGGCGTGCTGGCGGCGCCGGTCTACCAGGTCTCGCCGCTGATGGGCACCAATCTCATCATCGTCGTCTTCGCGGTGGTCGTCGTCGGCGGCATGGGATCCATCATGGGGGCGATCGTCACAGGCTACATGCTCGGTATTGCCGAGGGCCTAACCAAGGTCTTCTATCCGGAGGCCTCCAACATCGTTATCTTTGTGATCATGGCGATCGTACTTCTGCTGCGCCCCGCCGGCCTGTTCGGAAGGGATGCGTGA